The Drosophila nasuta strain 15112-1781.00 chromosome 2R, ASM2355853v1, whole genome shotgun sequence genome segment tcgacatcaatGGCGTGGCCACCTCCAGTTGACGCTCCAAGTCGGGCAGACCTTGATTTAAGACAGCAACTTGCTCCTTGCTGCTCGATTCTGGTGCGGCGATTACTTTCTCCACGCTCTCCttagttgtggttgtggtgCGAACAGTGCTGCCATCGTGTTGTCTCTTTGCCACCGCAGGTTGTTGTTCATTCCTCAACTGATCCAGTTCAACGACATCGTCCTCAATCTGCGGAAAGTTCACATCGCTGCGCTTATCCAGGCGACCTGCATTCGACGGATCTGTATCAAAAAGAAgttaattaatgaatataacaaattttaataatattcaaagttGAATGTCGATAAGTGCACCTCCAAATAATTtctactataaaaatattttaaaaaatattatatataatttgtaattttgtttaattgcgCATTATAGTAAATGGAACTATTTATTTGCAGATATCGATATAAACTTCATAAAATACAAGCtaacccaaaaaaaagttttaatatttaattttcaaacaaaataaattttcagtTATGAACATTATtagattaataataattgcaataaagtcaaatttcaatttttaatttcattaaaatagttttagcTTTTACTTGCAATTATTGAGATCTAAAATAtgattatgaatattattacttttaattgcaCATTCAAGATAAGTGCATAAATACcaatcatttttaattgcacaaTTGCACAGTTAAAAGCACCTGGTTTGTTGTCTAAAATATGGTTGCGCACTTATCGACatcgtatatgtatgttacaTACAAGTATGTATGACTGAATTCAATTGTTAAGTGAGTCCTACTTACTGTAGATGTAGGGCAAGAGGGCGGGGTAAGCGTGCGCCAGGCTGCAGCTGGCCACAAGGAGAATGGGCCAAAAGCTATTCCCAAGCATCGTTTTGGGCACTGAAACTGACATTAGAGACgtaataaatttgattagcTGCCAAAAATTCGATTACATGCAAATGGATTTTACATAAAAGTAGAatcgcacaaacacacacacacacagacacacacatacatacatatgcaaatgCGTGGTTATTACGACCCAATAGGGAagcatacactcacacacatttgaacacacatttaaataatgcTAAAAATAACACAAGAAATCGATAAAACAGCGGCAGTAAAGTGAAAcagcgaaagcaaaagcaaagcagagaaCGAGCggaacaacaaaacaacaacaagcaagcaGGCTCTTGCCTGTCAATGACAAGCAGGGAGGCGAACAAAATGGAGGAAGGAGAAAGGTAACCCCAAGCACGCTAACTTTGATGTGAAGTGAACTTTCTGCTGGTGTggtgtgtgtttctgtgtgtgtgtgtcagccACTCCACCCACTGCaacacacccgcacacacacacacacactcaaatgAATTAAGAGGCTTGCCCGTTGGCTGTAAATTGAGTAGATTGGCCACAGAAGCAAATTATCGATGCATTTGGGAGCACTTGAGCACGTTCCAAGCCTTCGCTTCGTTCGCTATTAAGTGGCCCCAAATGCAGATGTGATATTTATGTATTGCTGCCAAACTGTGCTGCAATTACGGTAACCACACGTCTTATATGctcacacgcacgcacacacacacaatgcatTCTCAGTATAACTTGCCTACTGCAATAACACGCACAATTTGGGTGCgctaaaaagtatgctaccGTTTTTATATTCAACAACACGCACACAACGACTGAATTAATACTTGTaatgcatattatttattttttaaatttttacctTTGCTGTGATTGGTAAACTAACGGCGTCCTAACCGCACGGCAGCAGACAAGACTCTGAACCGAGTGCCAATTTGCGAATTGGCTTGGCTGAAAAAAAAAGCTCGCTCTTGCCGCGTTGAAGCGCTGTTAACCCTTATGTTATCAATGGGGGCTTCGACAGGACGTCATAGGATAAAAGCTCAACGAACTTTTAAGCGACTTTACTTGAAAAGATATTTCCGCTTGACAGTTTCTTATCTTatgtttcaatttattaatatttttaacgaAGTTAACACAGTTAACAGCCAATACAcaataaattatgatttaaCTGCAGCCGGGGAAGGGATCCACGCGATTTTTCCTGAGTACAAATTGAATCTTGCGGTTCATGTCCTCGTTATAAATGGCTTTGCACTTTTCAAAATTGACGCGACGGCGCACCTATCacagaaaataattaaaattgatagtCAACATTGTCGACAAATAATTTTGCTCACCTGGTAGGGCTTCTCATAGAAACGCGTGCGCCGAAATTGGTCAAATATTTCTTCTTTGCCCAGAATACGATTGAGCACCCGACAAGCCTCCTCtatgttattgttttgcacCATCACAGTGCGGGCTAGAAATTGAACGTGCCTCATCTTTAaagattatttaatattttacgtTTTGTTGACTATTTCtaaaattgttgtattttgccGAAGTTAAATAACAGCCAGGCCGCTAAAACAGCTGTTGTGAAAAGTGTCACCCCATtggataaataataaaaacctGAGCGCTGGTCTGCATTACAAAGAAGACTTCGTTTTATAGACAATTCATTTATTGaacgatttatttatttattacattacaAATATTGGATAGTTTGATAGTTACGGATTTTCaaagcaatttattattaaatagcCAGTGTGTCcattttttacatattttaatttatctgGTATTAAAATACCGGTACCGTAAATACAAAAAGTACCACTATATATGGTATTATAAATCATTGGAAAAAAATGGCTTCACGATTTTGattgtgtatttttcttatttcctaattatatatatatatatttagtaagCAAAGGGAAGTCTacagttttaaaaaaaattaatttaatttgtagaCAAAAAAATGTTACCAGCTAAGCATTATACTTTTCATTAGCGTTGGTATATACTCAAacataaatagtatattttgaaaacacaTCTACGGTCACCCTGCGTCGAACATAAAACTCACCAACAAAGCGTGGCGGAATTCGTTTGTAGAGCAGGCAGTCGGCTGTTGAAAAGTATTCcgattaattaaaatttttagaaaagtGTAATTATTAAAGCGTACTGAATATcggtatacatatatttgaacAAATTACTCGAATACTCAGCGAAGTTCTGCAATAAAAGGTGAGACAATCTCAACTGACTAATAATTTCCGCaagcattgtgtgtgtgtacttggTAAACTGATTTTTGACCACTCTTTGTTAAGTAATCAATCATAGggtaattattttctttattcaaaattggcaATTGTAAATTTTCTATATTGCTGTCTGCGTGATACATATTTGGTAAAATCGATTCGGCAGTCGACTATAGCCAAATTTTCTTTTGAGACGGTCGGCGATATCTACCCCAATTAATGATTCTCTGACGCAGCGTCCTGCGCGGCACATGTTTTCAAGCGAAAAAAAAGTATGTACACACTATACATACTCATTGCACACGCATACatgcaaacatatttatatatccgACTGGGGATTGCATATTGCACAATTGACAGGGCCTTTCtttagtgtatgtgtgagtcgcacataaatcaatagaaaattctacagcattttttttttgcacgtTGTTTTTCACCTCGTCATTGTGTTGGtgcttttttttcattatcatTTCGTCTGCTTTGTGCTATTGTTCGCGCAGGGGCAACGGTTACGGTAACCAGGGCTGCGTGCGTATAGCGCTGACGAATTTTTCTAGAAGTTTGTGCATGTATGGGTGTACACGTGTGTCggtgtgcctgtgtgtgtttatgtgtttgCGTCAGTAAAATTGTATGCCAATGAGTGGTGAGAGCGAGTGAGACGATGGTGGTGGTGGGTGAGAGAAAAGAGCAGCAGAGTCAGCTGCTTGCTCGCTTAGCGTTTAAAATGtagacagaaaaaaaaacgaaatagaaatagaaaatttcTAGAAAACGTGGTGCGCGTCCCACCAACaatctgtcagtcagtcagtatTTGCACATTTAGACGAGCTGACCTTGAAATTCGGCTTGCCGGAAGTACAATTGATACgacaaacaaataattgatGCGCTTGCTTCCTTGCAGTTCAAAGATCAACAACAGATTTTAGAAGAAAATGGTCAAAGAAACAGGCTACTACGATCTGCTGGGCGTGAAGCCTAACGCAACGCCCGATGAGCTGAAGAAGGCCTATAGAAAACTGGCACTCAAATATCATCCAGACAAGAATCCCAATGAGGGTGAGAAATTCAAAGCCATTTCCCAGGCATACGAGGTGCTTTCCGATGCCGACAAGCGTCAGGTCTACGACGAGGGCGGCGAGGCGGCCATCAAGAAGGGTGGCGCCGATTCCGGTGATTTCCGTAACCCCATGGACTTCTTTGAAAAGTTCTTCGGTGTTGGTCtgggcggcggtggcggcggcagACGTCGTGAGCGTCGCGGCAAGGATGTAGTGCATCAAATGTCCGTGCAGCTGGAGGAGCTGTATAACGGTGCGACCCGTAAACTACAGCTGCAGAAGAACGTGATCTGTGACAAGTGCGAGGGACGAGGCGGCAAGAAGGGCAGCATCGAGAAATGTACGCAGTGTCGCGGCAACGGTGTCGAGACCCGTGTGCAACAGATTGCGCCCGGCATTGTGCAACATATCGAACAGGTGTGCCGCAAATGCTCCGGCACCGGTGAATGCATACAGGAGAAGGATCGCTGCAAGAACTGCAATGGCCGCAAGACGGTGCGCGAACGCAAAGTGCTGGAAGTGCATATCGAGAAAGGTATGCGAGATGGCCAGAAGATAGTATTTACAGGCGAGGGCGATCACGAGCCCGAATCTCAACCGGGTGATATCATAATACTGTTGGATGAGAAGGAGCACTCGACGTTTGTGCATGCAGGCACGGATTTGATGATGAAAATGCCCCTGCAGCTGGTGGAGGCTTTGTGCGGCTTCCAGCGCATCGTGAAGACTATGGATGACCGTGATCTGTTGGTGGCGACACAGCCCGGCGAAGTTATACGACACGAGATGACCAAATGCATTGCCGAGGAGGGTATGCCCATCTTCAAGAACCCCATGGAGAAGGGCACGCTGATCATTCAGTTTGAGGTCATTTTCCCCGACGTGATCAATCCATCCGTAATACCGACGCTTAAGCAGTGCTTGCCGCCGGCACCCGAGATTGACATTCCAGTTGATGCAGAGCATACAGTTTTGGTAAGTGATCTCAGAGAGTATTTAATCTCATTCCTATTATTTATATCAAATGCATTCTGCAGGAGGAATATGATCCGAAGCAGCGTCGTCAGCAACACCAGCGCATGGCCTACGATGAGGATGATGGTGGCTACCAAGATGGACCCCGTGTGCAGCAGTGCACATCCAGTTAAGCGGCCTACCATATTTTACTAAACtatacaaaacacacacatatagaaaGAAACACACCCGCAAACAATCCAGGCGATAACTGTTGCTATTGGGCACGAGGGGAAATCATATTGTAACCTAAATCAAATCTAAAGTCTAAAAcaatacatacacaaacaaaaaacactcCGATTGtaacttgctgctgctgctgatgccaCATGCCCCAACCACGCTGTGGAATATCCAACTACTAGCACCAATATACCACCATAaactaaacaaacaacaactccAAGAGCTGAACGTGGCATTTGCATTAATAATATTACCccgcaaacaacaacaacacgataCAGTAAGAAATCAATccaaattgcaacaaatttcaaGTTATATATTGATGGCTTAGGATCAGAAATGCTGCTCTTCAGACTacgaaatatgcaaaaaaaaaaaaactatggtatatatatagtatatataaataggtATAAATACTTATCAAAAATATGCACTACATTAACGCGTGGTTCAACAtcagctacaactacaaactacataaaagcaaattgtttaatttatgtttttaccATGCTGTTTTGCGTTGAACCTTTTTTTTCGCAAATGAGGAGAGAAGCCAAGGAACCCGAAATGGAAAAACTTTCAAATTCAGTCGCCACTAGAATCGCAtatgaaaactaaaacaaacaagaaaagtCCGCAGGCGCGAACACGTTTAAGAACAagtttaagttatttaattcCAGCATAAATAAAAGCGTTAGATTAAAcggatataacaaataaaataattaatacacAATTTCAACTTCAATCTGTAAAAAAagacaatttattatttcaattgtaGGGGAATCTTTGTGGTCATTGGGAAACTCAAAATGATTCAATTACGATCGCCTGATTTGCGTCGTAATATCTATATAATgtactatacatatatgtgcTATATCATTTAGATGCTGCCGTCATTTGGCAAACGAATTTTGTGTAGCTAATTTATAGGAATTAGAGgataaattaattcattatcagtttttttttggattttctGCTTATCGGCTAGGAAATGATTCATTTATTGATAGTGTGAATTCTAATTGAAACAATGTAGCAAAATcagttcaataaatatatattatttttttaactatacgtcataaattaattaaccgAATGCAACCAGTTTTTTATGGACTGATGAAATGTACTTGACTTTTTCgctttattttgcaaattcgCCCACATATGAATTTAGTTTTGTATTATAAtgtctacatatgtatgtagtatatatcgAAAGTGgttttgattgatttaaaaatataaattaaatcagCGCAGCATCagttaaacaaaaatgcaaatagtttgcaattaaaagcaaCATTTGGCTTTAACcttttttgcttatttataatgtttattCCACTGTTGCTTATATCCAATATTTACTGTGGATGATTGCATTGATCGCTCAATTAGGCCGCTTGTTGGGTTTAACAATTAGAAACCCGCATTCCCAGTTCGCgtttacttttataattttgattgcaaatttatttacaaacaaGTAAAAGAGTTAACTAcaagtataaatatatctagTAATCTAGCGCGCAAAGTTACGCAGAGCAGCCACAACGCCTGTGCCATAGATCAGCTTGCTCTCAACGCGCTGCCACGCTTCCTCCTGAGCCTTAGAAACGGAGCGCAGTGATTGGACGAGCAACGGCGATTCGCTGAGACTGAGGCCATGAGAGCGTAGATAGACACTTAGATAGGATTGGGCCAGTTCGAAGTCCATGTTGGTGCCCAGCATATACTCGATGAGCTTGAGGAACTGTTGCATGGCCAGCATGGTGCCACCGGCATCTGGATGCAGTGACTTGATCTCAAAGTCCACCATCGATGGTCCCAACTGTGTAATATGCTTCACTGCGGGCTCGTAATTTCCATTCCCTGCAGTTGCCTCTAGAAGTTTGCCAAAGGCAGTTAGATTGTTGAGCGTTGTGGCCTGCAGTAGTTTGGAACCATCTTCATTTGAAGGCGCATTGGTCACGTCAAAGCGCATCTCCAGCCCCGAAACGGTGGGCAGAAAGAATGGTGCCTGCTTGGGAGCCTTTGGTGGCGCTTTGGGCTTATTGCGTCGCTTTATCAGCTCCAAATCCAACAGATTTTGCCAGCGTGATGCAGCCAAGCCCGACATGGTTATCAGTTCCGTGTCCAGTTGCTTGGGTGTCTCGTATTTGGCATCAATTTCCTCGCCCAGCTCTGCCTCGTCATCGATTTCCAGCTCTTCCATTACATTCTCCAGTTCCATAGCATCGCACATATTAGAGGGCAGACCCACATAGGGTGCCGCTTCATTGGGATCAATGGAACGCAAAGAAATCTGATTAAAGAGTGTCTTGTTTGCCCACAAGTAGATGCCCAACAGATTGACGTGGGCGGTGGCCAAGAAATCGCCGCTTGGGGACATGGTTAGCGAGATGCAGGGACGTTCCACGCGAAAATGATCAATCATATAGGAGGAGGGTATGTCCCAAACCTTAATAGTGGAGTCCATGGCAGCCGAAATAAGCCAACGACTGTCCGGACTGAAGGTCATATCATTTAGCTTGGCTGTGTGGCCAATGAACTTGCGCACAATTACACGCGTATTCATATCTACTACATAGATCTTGAAGGTATCCAGAGCAATGGCCAGCATAGAACTCTCGCGATGCTGACGCATCAAAGCAACACCATCAGCCAGACGCAAGATGGCCAATGGCTTCGTAGCTATAAATGTAAAGAAGTATTGAAATCACTGGGGGAATATAAAGAGTTATCTACTGGACACTTACATGTGCCCTTGAACAACCAGAACTTGACGAGGCCTTCAGTGCAACCGGAAACCACATATTGATTCAAATTGTCGCTCGCCAAACCGCGCACCGCAACATCGTGCGCTTTAGCCGGTGCTCCATAGCTGCTGCGATGCAACCCGGACTGTATATTGAAGCGTTCCACATCGCCGGTGCTGTAGCCAATGATGACAAAGTTGCCGCAATGCGTTAGAATGATCGATGTCGTTTCTGCCTGGAAGTTGCTGCGATGATTGCTTTGGAATTGCAGCGGCACCAAGCGATGATCGCCCATGCGATTCTTGTTGAAAGTCCAGGTGGTGGTCTGTATAATGCCCGCATGGATGGCAGCAATGTTGTCCCATTCACGTTCACGTGCCGTGTCTGAAGTGAACTCCAAGATAGGTGGCATACTGAACTTGTCATGTTTGAAGCGATCTGTAGAGAAGAAATTACCATAAGTTTCAAATGCATTAAAGGCTGCTTATAGTTGAGCTTACTCTTCTTTTTGGTAGCCTTGGAATTGTAGGTGGCACGACCCATGCTCTTGCTCAGCGACTCCGATATGGTGGAAAACACACGCATTGTGCTGTCCTCACCAGACGAGAGTATCGACACCCCAGAGCCGCCATGGTAGCGTATGCAAAGCGGTGGCTTTGTGTGACCCTCACGTATTCGCAGTTGACGTGCTCCCCCATCGGGCATATCGAAGACAAACAATTTCATTGAGTTATCCGGCGATGTGGTGAACACCACAGGTTCACTGGGCAAACAGATTGTCGTGGTGATTTCCTGTTCATGTGCTTGGAGCTGCCCAGCTAGTTTGCGCTGTTCAAGATCCCAGAATGCCATGTAGCCGGTGATGCAAGATGAGACCAAAATGGGTGGACCATCTGTGCGGAAGGCGAGACCTGTGACCATGCCCCATTCCATCTTGAATGCTACAATCACTGTATCGTATTTCAGATTCAGCACAACAATGCTGCCATCGCCATGGCCTACGGCAACCACATCCAATGCTGGACCCGGTTCGATGCAAGTGATGCGACTATTGTGGCGACTGATAGTGCACAAAATGGTGTTCTTCTTGATGTTCATGATCTTCAGCTGGCCCTGCTGTGAGCCGAGGACAATCTTATTGATGTAAGTGGGCGGATGAGCCATAGCAGTGATATTGAATTCTTCCCGGTTGAAGGGCACATCCAAATACACATCGTCGGTGCGTATATTCCAAACCTTCAACACATTGCCGCGATCCACAGCAATCAAATTGCCGCCGAAGGGCAGCAGAAGGTGGACATCATGCTCATGGCCACGATACACATGGCGTATGTGTTTGCCCGCCCTCCATGCATAGATGCACTTGTTGCTCgccgtgtatgtgtgtaatcTGTCCGTTGCCATGGCCGTAATGTCATCCGGATGCAATCCGCTCACATGCAGCAGTCGCATATGACTGGCCGTGTACACCTGGAAGGACCGGCCAATGCAGGTGATCAGCAGAGTGTCG includes the following:
- the LOC132785966 gene encoding small ribosomal subunit protein bS21m, yielding MRHVQFLARTVMVQNNNIEEACRVLNRILGKEEIFDQFRRTRFYEKPYQVRRRVNFEKCKAIYNEDMNRKIQFVLRKNRVDPFPGCS
- the LOC132784481 gene encoding dnaJ homolog subfamily A member 4 — translated: MVKETGYYDLLGVKPNATPDELKKAYRKLALKYHPDKNPNEGEKFKAISQAYEVLSDADKRQVYDEGGEAAIKKGGADSGDFRNPMDFFEKFFGVGLGGGGGGRRRERRGKDVVHQMSVQLEELYNGATRKLQLQKNVICDKCEGRGGKKGSIEKCTQCRGNGVETRVQQIAPGIVQHIEQVCRKCSGTGECIQEKDRCKNCNGRKTVRERKVLEVHIEKGMRDGQKIVFTGEGDHEPESQPGDIIILLDEKEHSTFVHAGTDLMMKMPLQLVEALCGFQRIVKTMDDRDLLVATQPGEVIRHEMTKCIAEEGMPIFKNPMEKGTLIIQFEVIFPDVINPSVIPTLKQCLPPAPEIDIPVDAEHTVLEEYDPKQRRQQHQRMAYDEDDGGYQDGPRVQQCTSS
- the LOC132784480 gene encoding WD repeat-containing protein 36; translation: MTHLGSDDNSSGDEEPRAIVKESSKIFRRNRALGYVSNQVPAVTRYVQRRRDTLLITCIGRSFQVYTASHMRLLHVSGLHPDDITAMATDRLHTYTASNKCIYAWRAGKHIRHVYRGHEHDVHLLLPFGGNLIAVDRGNVLKVWNIRTDDVYLDVPFNREEFNITAMAHPPTYINKIVLGSQQGQLKIMNIKKNTILCTISRHNSRITCIEPGPALDVVAVGHGDGSIVVLNLKYDTVIVAFKMEWGMVTGLAFRTDGPPILVSSCITGYMAFWDLEQRKLAGQLQAHEQEITTTICLPSEPVVFTTSPDNSMKLFVFDMPDGGARQLRIREGHTKPPLCIRYHGGSGVSILSSGEDSTMRVFSTISESLSKSMGRATYNSKATKKKNRFKHDKFSMPPILEFTSDTAREREWDNIAAIHAGIIQTTTWTFNKNRMGDHRLVPLQFQSNHRSNFQAETTSIILTHCGNFVIIGYSTGDVERFNIQSGLHRSSYGAPAKAHDVAVRGLASDNLNQYVVSGCTEGLVKFWLFKGTSTKPLAILRLADGVALMRQHRESSMLAIALDTFKIYVVDMNTRVIVRKFIGHTAKLNDMTFSPDSRWLISAAMDSTIKVWDIPSSYMIDHFRVERPCISLTMSPSGDFLATAHVNLLGIYLWANKTLFNQISLRSIDPNEAAPYVGLPSNMCDAMELENVMEELEIDDEAELGEEIDAKYETPKQLDTELITMSGLAASRWQNLLDLELIKRRNKPKAPPKAPKQAPFFLPTVSGLEMRFDVTNAPSNEDGSKLLQATTLNNLTAFGKLLEATAGNGNYEPAVKHITQLGPSMVDFEIKSLHPDAGGTMLAMQQFLKLIEYMLGTNMDFELAQSYLSVYLRSHGLSLSESPLLVQSLRSVSKAQEEAWQRVESKLIYGTGVVAALRNFAR